AAGCTTTCAAAAGAAACGGATAATCGATATTTGTATTCATCGTAATTCAACGATAAACTTGTTTGCAAAATGGCCGAGTAAACAAGTTTGGGTTAGTTTTCTGCTAGCTCGTTTTAAGCATTACTCTCTTCCTCAAGCTCGGTCATCAACATCTTATCTATAGCAAATGGCAGTCTATCTCTATGTATGCATTAGAAATTGAGCAATTAAGAAAAACTTATGCTGGGGGCTTCGAGGCTCTGAAGGGCGTTAGTTTACAAGTAGAAAAAGGCGACTTTTACGCACTACTTGGTCCAAATGGTGCGGGTAAATCAACCACTATTGGTGTTATCTCTTCACTGGTAAATAAAACGTCAGGCAAGGTTAAAGTGTTCGGCTACGACATTGATACCGATCTAGAGTTGGCGAAGCAGAACTTAGGCCTTGTGCCTCAAGAGTTTAACTTTAACCCGTTCGAGACCGTTGAACAGATCGTGCTGCAACAAGCGGGTTATTACGGCGTGCCAAAAGCATTGGCGAAAGAGCGAGCGAAAAAGTACCTATCTCAACTCGATTTGTGGGAAAAGCGTGGCGAACGTGCGCGTAACTTGTCTGGTGGTATGAAGCGTCGTTTGATGATCGCGCGTGCATTGATGCATGAACCTCATTTGTTGATCCTTGATGAACCAACAGCAGGCGTTGATATTGAACTGCGTCGTTCAATGTGGGAGTTCCTGAAAGAGATCAACGAAAAGCAGGGTATTACCATTATCTTGACCACGCACTACTTAGAAGAAGCGGAAATGCTGTGTCGCAACATTGGTATTATCAATCGCGGTGAGCTGATTGAGAACACAACCATGAAAGCGCTGTTGGGTAAATTGAGTGCTGAGACCTTTATTCTGGATCTGGAAGAGGGCGCGACTGAACCTAAGCTTGAAGGTGTGAATAGCCAAGTGATGTTTAATGGCTCGCTAGAAATCGAAATAGACAAGAACCTAGGTTTGAATACCATCTTTGCTCAATTGAGCGAGCAACAGGTTAAAGTTCTCTCTATGCGTAACAAAGCAAATCGTCTAGAAGAGTTATTTGTGAGTATCGTCCGTGAGGGGAGTAAATAATATGTACAGCCTATATTGGACAGCTTTTTGCAGTTTGCTGACCAAAGAGATCAACCGTTTTACGCGTATCTGGGTGCAAACATTGGTACCGCCTGCGATTACCATGACGCTGTATTTCATTATTTTTGGCAACCTTATCGGTGCCCGTATTGGTGAAATGAACGGTTTTAGTTACATGGAATACATTGTTCCTGGCCTGATCATGATGTCGGTGATCACTAACTCATATTCAAATGTGGCATCCTCGTTCTTTAGTGCAAAGTTCCAAAAGAACATTGAAGAGCTGCTTGTCGCACCTGTTCCTAACTACGTGATTATCGCCGGCTTCGTCATGGGTGGTGTGGTGCGTGGCTTGTTAGTGGGCACTATCGTAACGTTCGTATCCTTGTTCTTTGTCGACTTACAAGTTGACCATTGGGGCGTGATCATTGCGACGGTATTTTTAACGTCGGTAGTGTTCGCTCTGGGGGGCTTGATTAACGCCGTATTCGCACGCACGTTTGATGATATCTCTATTATCCCAACCTTTATCTTAACGCCGCTGACCTATCTTGGTGGTGTGTTCTACTCGATCAGCCTATTACCTGAATTCTGGCAAGGTGTATCGAAGTTGAACCCTATCGTGTACATGGTCAACGCGTTCAGATATGGCTTCTTGGGTGTATCTGATGTGGGTATCGTGACGTCGTTTGGCGTACTAGGTGTGTTTATCTTGCTGTTGTATGGTATTGCACACTACCTAGTGACAAAGGGTATTGGCCTACGTAGTTAACTTTTAGTTATCCCGGATCTATTAGTTATCCAGATTCTATTAATTATCCTGAATCGCAGGCAAAGAAAAAGGTCGATATTACATCGACCTTTTTTGTATCTTTCGTTTGTGCTGTTGCTTTGCGTTAGGAGCTGGTTTACGTAAAGAGAAGAAAGCGATTACTCAGCCGTTTCTTCTTTCACTTCTTCTTTGGTTTCCGTTACCAAGTCGAGAACTTGGTTGTCGATAAGACGAGTCTTACCTAGGAACGCCGACATTAGAATCACAGCTTGAGTCGATTCTGAAGTGATGGCTTGCAGAGTCTTAGCATCACAAATGAAGATCTCATCTGGCTGAAGATCTGCAGCGCGTAGCTGGTCTGCCGCATCTTCAATAACAGATGCGTAATCATCTCGGCCACCACGAATTGCGCTGCTAATCCAACGCATAGTACGTGCAAGAACTGGGGCTCGTTGGCGCTCATCAAAAGTTAAATTACTATTACGAGAGCTCATTGCCAAACCATCCATTTCTCGAACAGTAGCAACACCCACGATTTGAATATCTAACGCTAGGTCAGTTGTCATTTGACGAATGACAGCAAGTTGCTGGAAGTCTTTCTCGCCGAAGCATGCAAAATCTGGTTGAACGACATTAAACAGCTTAGTGACAATGGTTGATACACCGCGAAAATGCCCAGGGCGAGAAGCGCCCTCAAGCATGTGTGATAGGCCCGGAACTTCGATAAATGTTTGTTTATCTAGGCCCTCTGGGTACATTACTTCTGGAGTCGGGGTAAATACAAGCTCAACGCCTTCCCCTGTTAGTTTACTTAGATCAGCTTCTAACGTTCGAGGGTAGTTGTTTAGATCGTCGGCACGGTCAAACTGCATTGGGTTAACAAAAATGCTAACCACAACAATATCAGCTAATTCACGCGCTTTCTTTACCAGCGTTAGGTGGCCTTCATGTAGGTTCCCCATTGTTGGCACAAAAGCTATTGTGCGTCCATCACGCTTAAACTGTTTAATCTGCTCGCGAAGAGCCGTTATTTCAGCAAAAGTTTGCATAGTTATTCCTAAGCGATTGTATGAGCGTCATCAGGGAAACGCGCACTCTCTACTTCTTCTTTGTACAGTGCGACTGCTTTTCGCATGTCACCCGTTTCGGCTAAGAAGTTCTTAGAGAATTTCGGCATGTAGTTCGCAGAGATACCGAACATGTCATGCATTACTAGGATCTGCCCATCGGTAACATTACCTGCCCCAATACCAATAACGGGTACGTCACAAGCTTCTGTAATTCGTTTTGCCAATGAAGCCGGTACACATTCAAGTAGCACGATTTGTGCGCCTGCGTTTTGCAATGCTAGCGCATCAGCAAGCATTTTATCGGCCTGCTCGTCGTCACGGCCTTGTACTTTGTAACCACCAAAGATGTTCACAGATTGAGGTGTTAAACCTAAGTGCGCACATACTGGTACAGCACGTTCTGTTAGCATCTTAACAGTATCAACCAACCAACTGCCGCCTTCGATTTTTACCATGTTCGCGCCAGCACGCATTAAGCTTGCTGCGTTCTCACAAGCCTGCTCAGAGGTAGAGTAGCTCATGAATGGCATATCAGCCATAAGAAGGCAGTTTGGGCTACCAGAACGCACAGAGCGCGTATGATAAGCAATGTCTTCTACAGTTACAGGTAAAGTATCGTTATGGCCTTGTAGTACCATACCAAGTGAGTCACCGACAAGCAGGACTGGCATTTCTTGGCTTTCGAACAATTGAGCGAAACTCGCATCATAAGCTGTCGAAGTCGCGAATTTACGGCCTTCACGTTTGCATTTGATAAGGTCGTTAATGGTTACTTTTTTCATTGGTTTTCCTTAATGCGCTTGACTATTGTTGCCAAACATTGAGCCCGTTCTTATCAACTAACTTGAGTAAGTCTGTCAGCTCAGTCCCATCTGGGAGCTGTAAACTTGGTGCGATTTCAGCAAGCGGGTAGAGAACAAACTCTCGTTCTTTCATTCCGTAATGAGGAACAGTTAAACGCTCTGAATCGATCACCTCATTGCCGTATAGCACAATGTCGAGATCCAAGGTTCTTGGCCCCCAACGCTCGTCTTTACGGACGCGCCCTTGCTCTAACTCGATTTTTTGAGTGTAATTAAGCAGTTCAACTGGCGTTAATTCTGTTTGGATTGCCACTACCGCGTTGATGTAGTCTGGTTGATTTTGTGGCCCCATTGGAGTGCTACTATATAGCTGAGAGCTCGCAATAAACGTTGACCGCGGTAGGCTTTTTAGCGTTTCGATAGCCAAATTTGCTTGGCTAACTGGGTCGGCAAGGTTGCTGCCGACTGCAATGTAAGCGGTTATCATTCTGACTGCTTACTCTTTTTATTACGATAAGTCTTACGGCGACGATGACCTGATTTTGAGGGCGCAGCTACATCGTTGGCCATCGCTTGGCGCATGTTGCGTCCAGCAGTCTGATAACGCTCCCACCATTTCGCTAACTCTTTGGTTTCGCCACCTTCAATCTCGCCACGCATTTCTAGGAAATCGTAGCCTGCACGGAACTTATTAAGCTCCATAAGGCGAACAGCACGTTTTCCATTACGGCGAGGTAATCGTAGTTGCAGTTGCCAAACTTCACGAATGGTTGCTGTATGGCGACGAGGAATCGCAATAGATTTTACTTGTTGATCAAGAATGATGTTGCTCGCTTCCATGATCGCATCGTAGTGTGCCATACCTTGTTCAGCGACAAGTTTGTCTGCCAGCTTGTTCATTGGGTACCAAAGCATCGCTGCGAACATGAATGCTGGGTTTACTCGCTTACCATCTTCAATGCGAAGGTCGGTTGAATCGAGAACCAAATCAAGCATCTGCTCAGTATGAGAGTCATAATTGGCAGTGAAGTGCTCTGCCACAGCTGGGAACATCTGCTGGAAGAGGTTGTATTCACGCATTAGGTGGTAGGTTTCTAAGCCATGACCTGATTGAAGCAATTTAAGAGATTCTTCGTAAAGACGTGCTGCTGGTATGTCTTTGAGAAGATGTGCCAGTTCTTCAATAGGATCGGCGGTGTCTTCTTCAATATCGAAGTCTAGCTTAGCGGCGAAACGCATTGCACGCAACATACGTACAGGGTCTTCACGGTAGCGAGTTTCTGGATCGCCGATTAGGCGGATCAGCTTGTCTTCTAAATCTTCTACACCACCTGCGTAATCGTGGATGCTGTAATCAGCAATGTTGTAATACATCGCGTTAATAGTGAAGTCACGACGCTCTGCATCTTCATCAACATTGCCATACACGTTATCGCGTAGCAACATGCCTTCTTCCGATTGGGCAGACACGTTTTTCGATGGCTCCTGGTGGTGGCCACGGAAAGTCGCTACTTCAATGATGTCTCGGCCAAACATGATATGGGCTAATCGAAAACGGCGACCGATAAGGCGACAGTTTCTGAATAGGTGTTTGATTTGCTCTGGGGTTGCGTTAGTCGCGATGTCAAAATCTTTTGGCTGAGAGCCTAATAAGATATCGCGTACACCACCACCGACTAAAAACGCGTCAAAACCCGCACCATTCAGGCGATATAACACTTTTAGTGCGTTGTCACTGATCTGCTTGCGTGAAATATTGTGCTCTTGGCGAGTATAAACATTCAGAGCTAACTCGTGGAATCCGCGTTGTTCGCTTGGGGTATTGTCGTTTGTATTCATTAGTTTAGAACAAAGTAGGTATCGCCAACTTTGTTTTTCTCTTAGTCCAAAGTGGTAGTGCAGAGTTTAATTGCGGCTAATAATAGCTTAGCGCGAGCCATTTGAGAACATCATCGGCTTAACCGCTGCTGTTGGTTATGGCATTTTTATGTGTCGCTTTTAGTATTTACCATTACTTTCGAGCTAATCACGATGCTCTTTTTGTAAACTATCAGGTAATTGACTGACGTGCCATTGCTGGCAGCCCCACAATAAAATCTCATCCATTGAAGCTTCAAAAAGGGCTGCTGGGATATCAAAACCTAAGAATCGCATAGCGCTGAGTAACGTTGGTTTTGGGTTGTCGAGATCTATCGCGGTGGCATGGTTCTGTTTTGACAGTTTATTCCCCAAACCATCGGTTGCCAATGGTAAGTGCAAGTAACTCACTGTTTTTTGCTTAAGCGTTTGGTACAAGCTTATTTGGCGACCTGTTGGTTCTATCAAGTCCGCCCCTCTTACGACTTCTGTTACCCCTTGCTCAATGTCATCAAGGACAACCGCTAAGTTATAGGCAAACAATCCATCTCGGCGTTTGATAATGAAATCTTCTTCCGCTAATGCCTTAGGTATCTGAATCGACCCGTGACGAACATCATCAAACGACTCAACAGGGAAGTCCATGCACAAGCGCACCGCTTGCTCACCTAAGTCAATCAAACCTGCGTGTCGGCAGTGGCCATTATAGAAACCGCCTAAGGCTTTTATCTGTTTACGAGTGCATTGGCAGTAGTAGGCTTGTTTATCAACGACCCATTGATCAATTTGAGCTTGATACATGTTGTGGCGCTGACTTTGATAGACGACTTCGCCATCCCAAAATAGGTGGTAAGTCTCAAGCGTCTTAAGAATGAGGTCTGCAGCGCCGGCCATTTCTCTTGGCGGATCAAGGTCTTCCATACGAACTAACCATTGCCCTTGGTTAGATTTCGCTTGAAAGTAGCTACCAAGAGCAGCAACAAGCGAGCCAAAATGAAGAGGACCTGACGGTGATGGTGCAAAGCGCCCGATATAATTCATGAGTGAATAACCTAATTCTGATGGTACCGCAGTAGCTGGTTCTTAAGGTGGTTTAATTAGTTGTTTTAATGCGTTTGGCTAGCGTTTTAAGACGCTGAATTAGCAGTTTAATGCATAGAACTCAGCTTTAAAGTTGCTATTTGCTATCAAGTCTATGAAAGTTTGAGCGGATATGGCCAACAAAAAAGGGAGCCAAAGCTCCCTTTTTTTACATCCGCAAGAATTAACCTTGCATCTGTTTCTCTTTGATCTCTGCAAGCGTTTTACAGTCAATACAAAGGTCAGCGGTTGGACGAGCTTCAAGACGGCGGATGCCGATCTCGATCCCGCAAGAATCACAGAAGCCGAAATCATCTTCTTCGATCTTGTCTAGTGTCTTTTCAATTTTCTTGATAAGACGACGCTCACGGTCACGGTTACGTAACTCTAGGCTGAATTCTTCTTCTTGAGAAGCGCGGTCAACTGGGTCTGGGAAATTCGCCGCTTCATCCTGCATATGGTGCACAGTACGATCAACTTCTTCCCTGAGCTGGTTGCGCCAAGCTGCTAAAATTTTTGTAAAATGTTCCGTTTGCTCAGGTGACATGTACTCTTCACCGGGCTTTTCTTGGTACGGTTCAACACCTGCGATGGCTAGGATGCCTAGCGCTTTTTTCTTAGATTCTGGCATACAGCATCTCCTATTTACACCTAGTCAACTGCAAAGCAGCTAATTTTAAGGCGGGTATCTATAGCAGAAAGAACGAATGGTGGCAAATACTCTTATTCAAACTTGCAATCAATGTGATTAGTTCTGCATCTTTGTTCAACTATTGATAAATTCAACAGCTTGTTTTAGTTGTATTTGAGTACTGCTGAGCTCTGCTTTATAGCAAAGCACTTCAACTCCAGCGTCTTGTGCTTGTTTTAGTAATAACGAATATTTGGCGTCTATATGGTGTGCCGCAGACACTTTTTCAATACCTGAATGTAAAACAGTGAATAAAAGTACGGC
The Vibrio kanaloae genome window above contains:
- a CDS encoding ABC transporter ATP-binding protein; protein product: MYALEIEQLRKTYAGGFEALKGVSLQVEKGDFYALLGPNGAGKSTTIGVISSLVNKTSGKVKVFGYDIDTDLELAKQNLGLVPQEFNFNPFETVEQIVLQQAGYYGVPKALAKERAKKYLSQLDLWEKRGERARNLSGGMKRRLMIARALMHEPHLLILDEPTAGVDIELRRSMWEFLKEINEKQGITIILTTHYLEEAEMLCRNIGIINRGELIENTTMKALLGKLSAETFILDLEEGATEPKLEGVNSQVMFNGSLEIEIDKNLGLNTIFAQLSEQQVKVLSMRNKANRLEELFVSIVREGSK
- a CDS encoding ABC transporter permease, with amino-acid sequence MYSLYWTAFCSLLTKEINRFTRIWVQTLVPPAITMTLYFIIFGNLIGARIGEMNGFSYMEYIVPGLIMMSVITNSYSNVASSFFSAKFQKNIEELLVAPVPNYVIIAGFVMGGVVRGLLVGTIVTFVSLFFVDLQVDHWGVIIATVFLTSVVFALGGLINAVFARTFDDISIIPTFILTPLTYLGGVFYSISLLPEFWQGVSKLNPIVYMVNAFRYGFLGVSDVGIVTSFGVLGVFILLLYGIAHYLVTKGIGLRS
- the panC gene encoding pantoate--beta-alanine ligase, encoding MQTFAEITALREQIKQFKRDGRTIAFVPTMGNLHEGHLTLVKKARELADIVVVSIFVNPMQFDRADDLNNYPRTLEADLSKLTGEGVELVFTPTPEVMYPEGLDKQTFIEVPGLSHMLEGASRPGHFRGVSTIVTKLFNVVQPDFACFGEKDFQQLAVIRQMTTDLALDIQIVGVATVREMDGLAMSSRNSNLTFDERQRAPVLARTMRWISSAIRGGRDDYASVIEDAADQLRAADLQPDEIFICDAKTLQAITSESTQAVILMSAFLGKTRLIDNQVLDLVTETKEEVKEETAE
- the panB gene encoding 3-methyl-2-oxobutanoate hydroxymethyltransferase, which gives rise to MKKVTINDLIKCKREGRKFATSTAYDASFAQLFESQEMPVLLVGDSLGMVLQGHNDTLPVTVEDIAYHTRSVRSGSPNCLLMADMPFMSYSTSEQACENAASLMRAGANMVKIEGGSWLVDTVKMLTERAVPVCAHLGLTPQSVNIFGGYKVQGRDDEQADKMLADALALQNAGAQIVLLECVPASLAKRITEACDVPVIGIGAGNVTDGQILVMHDMFGISANYMPKFSKNFLAETGDMRKAVALYKEEVESARFPDDAHTIA
- the folK gene encoding 2-amino-4-hydroxy-6-hydroxymethyldihydropteridine diphosphokinase, which produces MITAYIAVGSNLADPVSQANLAIETLKSLPRSTFIASSQLYSSTPMGPQNQPDYINAVVAIQTELTPVELLNYTQKIELEQGRVRKDERWGPRTLDLDIVLYGNEVIDSERLTVPHYGMKEREFVLYPLAEIAPSLQLPDGTELTDLLKLVDKNGLNVWQQ
- the pcnB gene encoding polynucleotide adenylyltransferase PcnB, which produces MNTNDNTPSEQRGFHELALNVYTRQEHNISRKQISDNALKVLYRLNGAGFDAFLVGGGVRDILLGSQPKDFDIATNATPEQIKHLFRNCRLIGRRFRLAHIMFGRDIIEVATFRGHHQEPSKNVSAQSEEGMLLRDNVYGNVDEDAERRDFTINAMYYNIADYSIHDYAGGVEDLEDKLIRLIGDPETRYREDPVRMLRAMRFAAKLDFDIEEDTADPIEELAHLLKDIPAARLYEESLKLLQSGHGLETYHLMREYNLFQQMFPAVAEHFTANYDSHTEQMLDLVLDSTDLRIEDGKRVNPAFMFAAMLWYPMNKLADKLVAEQGMAHYDAIMEASNIILDQQVKSIAIPRRHTATIREVWQLQLRLPRRNGKRAVRLMELNKFRAGYDFLEMRGEIEGGETKELAKWWERYQTAGRNMRQAMANDVAAPSKSGHRRRKTYRNKKSKQSE
- the gluQRS gene encoding tRNA glutamyl-Q(34) synthetase GluQRS, giving the protein MNYIGRFAPSPSGPLHFGSLVAALGSYFQAKSNQGQWLVRMEDLDPPREMAGAADLILKTLETYHLFWDGEVVYQSQRHNMYQAQIDQWVVDKQAYYCQCTRKQIKALGGFYNGHCRHAGLIDLGEQAVRLCMDFPVESFDDVRHGSIQIPKALAEEDFIIKRRDGLFAYNLAVVLDDIEQGVTEVVRGADLIEPTGRQISLYQTLKQKTVSYLHLPLATDGLGNKLSKQNHATAIDLDNPKPTLLSAMRFLGFDIPAALFEASMDEILLWGCQQWHVSQLPDSLQKEHRD
- the dksA gene encoding RNA polymerase-binding protein DksA, giving the protein MPESKKKALGILAIAGVEPYQEKPGEEYMSPEQTEHFTKILAAWRNQLREEVDRTVHHMQDEAANFPDPVDRASQEEEFSLELRNRDRERRLIKKIEKTLDKIEEDDFGFCDSCGIEIGIRRLEARPTADLCIDCKTLAEIKEKQMQG